A part of Melittangium boletus DSM 14713 genomic DNA contains:
- a CDS encoding TIGR04552 family protein — translation MGLRELERIRLILRGGSVIDWRRMHFQVRDEVDRFLHLCQIDTKRTEDDAWVRKVLADAVEYLRKTFNYRVADVVANPDEIHDLFLFASGVKGLPRHRRIACIVLKVMHVIQHIEGRDLLHRLAFSEMELSKLVLDKVLGVAQKLQAKGLPVSEFAHSIKTQDSLITKLLAKKETVAAQIYDRTRFRIITRKQDDVLPVLYFLTQHLFPFNFVVPGQTENTLIQFRTVLDGNPQLQQYVQQLQLDLDYEDREERARNLYSGNTYRALNFIVDLPLRMDSYLPCPEQDLRERKNRIVFTLVEFQIMDEETARQNEQGANAHRLYKHRQRRRVLRRLSRGLVVPRRQG, via the coding sequence ATGGGTCTTCGCGAACTTGAGCGTATCCGGCTCATTCTCCGCGGGGGCTCAGTCATCGACTGGAGACGGATGCACTTTCAGGTGCGCGATGAGGTAGACCGTTTTCTTCATTTATGCCAAATCGATACCAAACGGACTGAGGATGATGCGTGGGTACGTAAAGTGCTCGCGGATGCGGTTGAATATTTAAGGAAAACATTCAATTACCGTGTAGCGGACGTTGTGGCAAATCCAGATGAGATCCACGATCTGTTCCTGTTTGCATCTGGAGTGAAAGGACTCCCAAGGCATCGACGTATTGCTTGTATTGTGCTGAAGGTGATGCACGTTATTCAGCATATTGAAGGGCGAGACCTACTTCATCGATTAGCCTTTTCGGAGATGGAACTATCCAAGTTGGTTTTGGATAAGGTGCTTGGCGTCGCGCAAAAACTCCAAGCCAAAGGTCTGCCTGTGAGTGAGTTTGCTCACTCTATCAAGACGCAAGACTCGCTTATTACAAAGCTCCTTGCGAAAAAAGAAACTGTTGCGGCTCAGATTTATGATCGAACTCGCTTTCGTATTATTACGCGTAAGCAGGATGATGTTCTTCCTGTTTTGTATTTTTTGACGCAGCATCTTTTCCCTTTTAATTTTGTTGTTCCTGGGCAGACCGAGAATACGCTGATTCAGTTTAGGACTGTTCTGGATGGCAATCCGCAGTTGCAGCAGTATGTACAGCAGTTGCAGTTGGATCTTGATTACGAGGATCGTGAGGAGCGTGCACGCAACTTGTATTCTGGGAACACTTATCGTGCTCTAAATTTTATTGTGGACTTACCATTGCGGATGGATTCTTACCTGCCTTGTCCAGAGCAAGATTTGCGTGAGCGAAAGAATCGGATAGTTTTTACTCTCGTAGAGTTCCAGATTATGGATGAGGAAACTGCTCGGCAGAATGAGCAGGGTGCGAATGCTCACAGGTTGTATAAACATCGACAGAGAAGGCGTGTGCTGCGTCGTCTTTCGAGAGGACTCGTGGTTCCCAGGCGACAAGGTTGA
- the istA gene encoding IS21 family transposase translates to MVEQEVVRRIRVLAEAGWGHKRIAREVGVARNTVRRYVRAGRAAEKQVRPKARRLTEAEQQRAVELWTGAAEGNAVVVKALLAQEGVEAGVRTVQRAVEEKRRQEHAAQVATVRFETKPGQQMQVDFGEKKVRLGGQWVKVFLLVAVLSFSRRLFVRAFLNQRGDDWREGVAAAFVHFGGVVLEVLGDNARPLVEEHDRRAGTVRFHPGWVEFCRDWDVTPKACGPYRARTKGKTESGVKYVKRNALAGREFDSFGELERHLAEWMAQADMRVHGTTHERPLDRFEREEKAALRALPARALPRRQQRLKRKVANDALVDVDTVRYSVPHRLVRESVEVQVGDSEVRIFYAGVLVATHARGKEPHGRVVDEAHWEGLWRARAVQPVEGSGGKLSALGRSLEDYAAVVEQGARRGAA, encoded by the coding sequence ATGGTGGAGCAGGAAGTGGTGCGGCGCATCCGCGTGCTGGCGGAGGCGGGCTGGGGCCACAAGCGGATAGCGCGAGAGGTGGGAGTGGCGCGCAACACGGTGCGGCGCTACGTGCGCGCGGGCCGAGCGGCCGAGAAGCAGGTGAGGCCCAAGGCGAGGCGGCTCACCGAGGCCGAGCAGCAGCGAGCGGTGGAGTTGTGGACGGGAGCGGCGGAGGGCAACGCCGTGGTGGTCAAGGCGCTGCTGGCGCAGGAGGGCGTGGAGGCAGGCGTGCGCACCGTGCAGCGAGCGGTGGAGGAGAAGCGACGACAGGAGCACGCGGCACAGGTGGCCACGGTGCGCTTCGAGACGAAGCCAGGGCAGCAGATGCAGGTGGACTTCGGCGAGAAGAAGGTGCGGCTGGGAGGGCAGTGGGTGAAGGTGTTCCTGCTGGTGGCGGTGCTGAGCTTCTCGCGGCGGCTGTTCGTGCGCGCCTTCCTCAATCAGCGCGGAGACGACTGGAGAGAGGGAGTGGCGGCGGCGTTCGTGCACTTCGGAGGCGTGGTGCTGGAGGTGCTGGGGGACAACGCGCGGCCCCTGGTGGAGGAGCACGACAGACGGGCCGGCACGGTGCGCTTCCACCCGGGCTGGGTGGAGTTCTGCCGGGACTGGGACGTGACGCCCAAGGCGTGCGGGCCGTACCGCGCGCGCACCAAGGGCAAGACGGAGTCGGGCGTCAAGTACGTCAAGCGCAACGCGCTGGCGGGCCGGGAGTTCGACTCCTTCGGCGAGCTGGAGAGGCACCTGGCCGAGTGGATGGCGCAAGCGGACATGCGCGTGCACGGCACCACGCACGAGCGGCCCCTGGACAGGTTCGAGCGAGAGGAGAAGGCGGCGCTGCGAGCGCTGCCCGCGCGTGCGCTGCCGCGTCGTCAGCAGCGGCTCAAGCGCAAGGTGGCCAACGACGCGCTGGTGGACGTGGACACGGTGCGCTACAGCGTGCCGCACCGGCTGGTGCGCGAGAGCGTCGAGGTGCAGGTGGGAGACAGCGAGGTGCGCATCTTCTACGCCGGAGTGCTGGTGGCCACCCACGCGCGGGGCAAGGAGCCGCATGGCAGAGTCGTCGACGAGGCGCACTGGGAGGGCCTGTGGCGAGCGCGCGCCGTGCAGCCCGTGGAGGGCAGCGGCGGCAAGCTGAGCGCGCTCGGGCGCTCGCTGGAGGACTACGCGGCGGTGGTGGAGCAGGGCGCGCGGCGAGGTGCGGCATGA
- a CDS encoding transposase codes for MCITDRNFLNAGILVPFARDGRNRHSLVRTKKNTVWKVLAQLKPGEELVELEVSWYARQKDDTLPMRYQARVIRYQRRGIRPQVLLTSLLDAKTYPADEIVALYHERWEMELGYDEVKTDMLQRQEAIRSQRPEGVAQEMWGVGLAYNLVRLEMERIAEEEGVPPNRISFVMALRLIRDEWIWLAGASPGAIPAHLRRLREEVKHFVLPPRRSERNYPRAVKLKMSPYPRKRPRPASPTPS; via the coding sequence TTGTGCATCACCGACCGCAATTTCCTCAACGCGGGCATCCTCGTGCCTTTCGCCCGGGACGGGCGCAACAGGCACTCGTTGGTGAGAACCAAGAAGAACACGGTGTGGAAAGTGTTGGCACAGTTGAAACCCGGGGAGGAACTCGTCGAGCTGGAAGTCAGCTGGTATGCGCGACAGAAAGACGACACGCTGCCCATGCGCTACCAGGCGCGAGTTATCCGCTACCAACGCAGGGGCATTCGCCCACAAGTGCTGCTCACCTCGCTGTTGGATGCGAAGACATATCCCGCAGACGAAATTGTCGCCCTCTACCATGAGCGCTGGGAAATGGAGCTTGGATACGACGAGGTGAAGACGGACATGCTGCAGAGGCAAGAGGCCATCCGTAGCCAGCGACCCGAAGGCGTGGCCCAGGAAATGTGGGGCGTGGGGCTGGCCTACAACCTGGTACGGCTGGAGATGGAGCGAATCGCGGAGGAGGAGGGTGTCCCACCCAACCGCATCAGCTTTGTCATGGCGCTACGTCTCATCCGCGATGAGTGGATATGGCTGGCGGGCGCGAGCCCCGGCGCCATTCCAGCGCACCTTCGGCGCCTGCGCGAAGAGGTGAAACATTTCGTCCTTCCGCCCAGGCGCAGCGAGCGAAACTACCCGCGTGCCGTAAAGCTCAAAATGAGTCCCTACCCGAGAAAAAGACCTCGGCCGGCATCCCCCACCCCTTCTTAA
- a CDS encoding toxin-antitoxin system YwqK family antitoxin, whose amino-acid sequence MSISMMGRALVVGLILGATDSLAADDAYKLDCPVGTRQTGEPQEGISCRKPDTSNGRGVAHGPYVSFYANGQKSAEGQFVDGFRSGSWTFYTQDGQVRSRIEFSVGNYHGRREEYFPNGRLRTVESYVHGKLDGLVKEFSSDGRLVKQSEYRNNRQVVAE is encoded by the coding sequence ATGTCTATCTCGATGATGGGTCGTGCATTGGTGGTTGGGTTGATTCTGGGCGCGACTGATTCGCTTGCAGCTGATGACGCTTACAAACTTGATTGCCCAGTGGGCACGCGACAGACGGGTGAGCCACAAGAGGGGATCAGCTGCCGCAAGCCTGATACCTCGAACGGGCGAGGTGTCGCGCATGGTCCGTATGTTTCCTTTTATGCTAACGGACAGAAGAGCGCGGAAGGCCAGTTCGTTGATGGCTTCCGCTCTGGCTCATGGACTTTTTATACTCAGGATGGCCAAGTCAGAAGCCGAATCGAGTTCTCGGTGGGGAATTATCATGGCAGGCGCGAGGAGTATTTCCCTAACGGGAGGCTGCGTACCGTTGAGTCGTATGTGCACGGAAAGCTCGACGGACTGGTCAAGGAGTTCTCTTCTGATGGTCGTTTGGTGAAGCAGAGCGAGTACCGTAATAATCGGCAAGTTGTCGCCGAGTAG
- a CDS encoding ISAs1 family transposase: MLTRLGVTFKQIVDPRASRGKRHELGAMLSLLVQGLATGRRVLRQVEALGADLVREGTGPVGLRGPVSDTTLDRLLSELKPEGLDKVLRQLVRTALERGVLRQDRMAAGVVSIDGKAGESTRGQAPCEPCHTLRDEQGQEYWYPFALRAALTSSGACPVLDQMMLEGKQGEATAFPKLLKRVVEKYGEHFKYVTGDAGLTSAANARAVREAGKHYVFAVKENFQRLHDVMWVALGTAPVQVTVRERARGEWVERQLRATRVPETEEFPEARQWVWVRSTREREGKLPEVETRLFITSVPGGELSGEQMLTLVRGHWGIENGPNWTADVVLEEDTGSASLRGQAPVVLSWLRLLAYNLLALVRTHLPPKDGRLVSYARTQEVLYQGLLGLAVLPESLAVLA, encoded by the coding sequence ATGTTGACGCGGTTGGGAGTAACGTTCAAGCAGATAGTGGACCCAAGGGCCAGCCGCGGCAAGAGGCACGAGTTGGGGGCGATGCTGTCGCTGCTGGTGCAAGGGCTGGCGACCGGGAGAAGAGTGCTGAGACAGGTAGAGGCGTTGGGTGCGGACCTGGTGCGCGAGGGGACAGGGCCAGTGGGATTGCGCGGACCGGTGTCGGACACGACCTTGGATAGACTGCTCAGTGAGCTCAAGCCCGAGGGGTTGGACAAGGTGCTGCGGCAGTTGGTGCGGACGGCGCTCGAGCGGGGAGTGCTGCGTCAGGACAGGATGGCGGCGGGAGTGGTGTCGATTGACGGCAAGGCGGGGGAGAGCACGCGAGGACAAGCGCCCTGTGAGCCATGTCACACACTGAGAGACGAGCAGGGGCAAGAGTATTGGTACCCCTTCGCGCTGCGAGCGGCGCTCACCAGCAGCGGAGCGTGCCCGGTGCTCGACCAGATGATGCTGGAGGGCAAGCAAGGAGAGGCGACGGCCTTCCCCAAGCTGCTGAAGCGGGTGGTGGAGAAGTATGGAGAGCACTTCAAGTACGTGACGGGGGACGCGGGGCTGACGAGCGCGGCGAACGCGAGAGCGGTGAGAGAGGCAGGCAAACATTATGTGTTCGCCGTGAAGGAGAACTTCCAGCGCTTGCATGACGTGATGTGGGTGGCGCTGGGGACAGCACCCGTACAGGTGACGGTGAGAGAGCGGGCGCGGGGCGAGTGGGTGGAGCGGCAGCTGAGAGCGACACGAGTGCCCGAGACAGAAGAGTTTCCAGAAGCGAGGCAATGGGTGTGGGTGCGCAGCACGCGGGAGCGGGAGGGGAAGTTGCCCGAGGTGGAGACACGGCTGTTTATAACGTCCGTACCTGGCGGGGAGTTGTCGGGAGAGCAGATGCTCACGCTGGTGAGAGGGCATTGGGGAATAGAGAATGGGCCCAACTGGACGGCGGACGTCGTGCTGGAGGAAGACACGGGCTCGGCCAGCTTGCGTGGGCAGGCGCCCGTGGTGCTCAGTTGGCTGAGGCTGCTGGCCTACAATCTGCTGGCGCTGGTGCGCACGCACCTGCCCCCAAAAGACGGCAGGCTCGTTTCTTATGCTCGCACCCAGGAAGTGCTCTACCAGGGCTTGCTGGGCCTGGCGGTGCTGCCGGAGAGTCTGGCCGTACTTGCCTGA
- the gltJ gene encoding adventurous gliding motility protein GltJ, with product MRFVCDSCRAQYSISDDKVGAKGVKVRCKKCGHNIVVRSAGSAPAKDEGTAGEAASGSASSQGSSNEGFGLPATLGTPPEGGIFGGVEDDEIGAVFDQVLNSGSHKVPPGEAGDGPAQLDASAVSDASDAVRKLAEAEASSTKPATSHEWFVAIDEKQVGPLTMEKVKEHWEKGEVGPDSLCWRAGFSDWIPLSEATELASVLAPRPTRPVIVEPTPVASSSSASSGPVESAFSAGGSSKSGRAETPAPVAPSAQDSGWKPSAASVLASLVKEENEALSKPAAKSSVSEEKAKPASSGLLDVPPPDAGAAKSPLLAETPAPAPYMQPAPAPGYAPPAPQGYPQQPMPQQYAPPQGYAPPPAYPGYPPQAAPKQGGKTGMVIGIAAGALLMIGGVGFFLASRPSDPPPTPQPVAQAPAPAPVKPAEVPATPPPTAVATAPTPAPAPAGTPPTPAATAPATAPSTPPAVAAVATPPPATPPPASEPVKPAEEPKAPPQQVARAELPDRSGSKRGSSPSRSSSSRGSSDDDAEEISARSKPAAKSSGGGNADDEFDELFGTKKASAKSGGSANGRTAYIPPEPGGGGATVERLGQSDIMQVVLSNKPAIVKCVGEQKKKDPGLSGKLVMRWTIQTNGKTKNVSCQTGEFRSTYMASCISGLIKGWNFPKHKVEGDPIDFPFTF from the coding sequence ATGCGTTTCGTCTGCGACAGCTGCCGCGCGCAGTATTCGATTAGCGACGACAAGGTTGGCGCCAAGGGCGTCAAGGTGCGTTGCAAGAAGTGTGGCCACAACATCGTGGTGCGCTCCGCCGGTTCGGCACCGGCGAAGGATGAAGGGACGGCCGGTGAGGCCGCCAGTGGTTCGGCGTCGTCCCAGGGTTCGTCGAACGAGGGCTTCGGCTTGCCGGCGACCTTGGGCACGCCTCCCGAGGGAGGCATCTTCGGCGGTGTCGAGGATGATGAGATCGGCGCCGTGTTCGACCAGGTGCTCAACTCGGGTTCGCACAAGGTACCTCCGGGCGAAGCGGGGGATGGCCCCGCGCAACTGGATGCGTCGGCGGTGTCGGATGCGAGCGACGCGGTGCGCAAGCTCGCGGAGGCCGAGGCGAGCAGCACCAAGCCGGCGACCTCGCACGAGTGGTTCGTCGCCATCGACGAGAAGCAGGTGGGTCCGCTCACCATGGAGAAGGTGAAGGAGCACTGGGAGAAGGGCGAGGTCGGTCCGGACAGCCTGTGCTGGCGCGCGGGCTTCAGCGATTGGATTCCGCTTTCCGAGGCCACGGAGCTGGCGTCGGTGCTGGCGCCGCGTCCGACTCGGCCGGTCATCGTGGAGCCCACGCCCGTGGCGTCGTCTTCGTCGGCGTCTTCGGGCCCGGTGGAGTCCGCGTTCAGCGCGGGTGGCTCGTCGAAGTCCGGCCGGGCCGAAACACCCGCGCCCGTGGCTCCGTCCGCACAGGACTCGGGCTGGAAGCCCTCGGCGGCGAGCGTGCTGGCCTCGTTGGTGAAGGAGGAGAACGAGGCGCTGTCGAAGCCCGCGGCCAAGTCTTCCGTGTCCGAGGAAAAGGCGAAGCCCGCCTCCTCGGGGTTGCTCGATGTGCCGCCGCCTGACGCGGGTGCGGCCAAGAGCCCGTTGTTGGCGGAGACGCCGGCTCCCGCGCCGTACATGCAGCCGGCTCCGGCGCCAGGCTACGCGCCACCCGCGCCCCAGGGCTATCCGCAGCAGCCCATGCCTCAGCAGTACGCGCCGCCCCAGGGCTACGCTCCGCCTCCGGCCTATCCCGGCTATCCGCCCCAGGCGGCGCCCAAGCAGGGGGGGAAGACGGGGATGGTGATTGGCATCGCGGCGGGCGCGCTGTTGATGATTGGCGGCGTTGGCTTCTTCCTGGCGTCTCGTCCTTCGGACCCGCCTCCCACGCCCCAGCCCGTGGCCCAGGCTCCAGCGCCCGCTCCGGTGAAGCCCGCGGAGGTGCCCGCGACCCCTCCGCCCACTGCGGTGGCCACCGCGCCGACTCCTGCCCCAGCTCCGGCGGGAACGCCACCAACGCCCGCGGCCACCGCGCCCGCGACGGCACCCTCCACGCCCCCGGCGGTGGCGGCCGTGGCGACGCCTCCTCCGGCGACGCCTCCGCCCGCCAGCGAGCCGGTGAAGCCCGCCGAGGAGCCCAAGGCTCCGCCGCAGCAGGTGGCTCGCGCGGAGCTCCCGGATCGAAGTGGCTCCAAGCGAGGTTCTTCGCCGAGCCGTTCTTCGTCTTCGCGGGGTTCGAGCGACGACGACGCCGAGGAGATCTCGGCGCGCTCCAAGCCCGCGGCGAAGAGCAGCGGGGGAGGGAACGCGGATGACGAATTCGATGAGCTGTTTGGCACGAAGAAGGCCAGTGCCAAGAGTGGCGGGTCAGCGAATGGCCGTACGGCCTACATTCCGCCCGAGCCTGGCGGAGGTGGCGCCACGGTCGAACGCCTCGGGCAGTCGGACATCATGCAGGTGGTGCTGAGCAACAAGCCCGCCATCGTGAAGTGTGTGGGTGAGCAGAAGAAGAAGGACCCGGGCCTGAGCGGCAAGCTGGTGATGCGCTGGACGATCCAGACCAACGGCAAGACGAAGAACGTGTCCTGCCAGACAGGTGAGTTCCGCTCGACTTACATGGCTTCCTGCATCTCCGGGTTGATCAAGGGATGGAACTTCCCGAAGCACAAGGTCGAGGGGGATCCCATCGATTTCCCGTTTACGTTCTAA